A genomic region of Alnus glutinosa chromosome 11, dhAlnGlut1.1, whole genome shotgun sequence contains the following coding sequences:
- the LOC133881083 gene encoding uncharacterized protein LOC133881083 — protein sequence MADSIVELCENMSLMEGEQVGLCIHEDDTADLRMMGGKCLVGRLLTERGVQKDAFRISMAKLWRAIGSVIFKELDDNLWLFEFASDRDKSRVEEGRPWLFDRSVLVLRDVDDHIPPTEMIFHHSPIWVQVHNMPLACMNRAVGFQIGGSMGVVEEVDVTGDGVGWGRCLRIRVAIDLTKQLDRGRALIIQGKSIWVKFRYEKLPSFCHFCGRIYHGRIICEKKQGFRMNDDDVRK from the coding sequence ATGGCAGACTCGATTGTGGAGTTGTGTGAAAACATGTCTTTGATGGAAGGTGAGCAAGTTGGGCTTTGTATCCATGAGGATGATACTGCTGATCTTAGGATGATGGGGGGGAAGTGTTTAGTTGGGCGATTGTTAACTGAGCGCGGGGTTCAGAAGGATGCTTTTCGCATCTCGATGGCTAAGCTGTGGAGAGCGATAGGGAGTGTAATCTTTAAGGAACTTGATGATAATCTCTGGCTTTTTGAATTTGCATCAGACAGAGATAAAAGCAGGGTGGAGGAGGGACGACCATGGCTGTTTGATAGAAGTGTGTTGGTGCTCCGGGATGTGGATGATCATATTCCTCCGACTGAGATGATTTTTCACCATTCTCCCATTTGGGTCCAAGTGCACAATATGCCTTTAGCATGCATGAACCGGGCAGTTGGGTTTCAGATAGGTGGATCGATGGGGGTTGTGGAAGAAGTTGATGTTACGGGGGACGGAGTCGGGTGGGGACGCTGTCTTCGTATTAGAGTGGCTATCGATCTGACAAAGCAGCTTGATAGGGGGAGAGCTTTAATTATACAAGGAAAATCTATTTGGGTGAAGTTTCGTTATGAGAAACTCCCCTCGTTCTGCCATTTTTGTGGTAGAATTTACCATGGTAGGATCATCTGTGAGAAAAAGCAGGGATTCCGGATGAATGATGATGATGTTAGGAAATAG